Proteins from a genomic interval of Lolium perenne isolate Kyuss_39 chromosome 1, Kyuss_2.0, whole genome shotgun sequence:
- the LOC127300256 gene encoding uncharacterized protein isoform X2, with protein sequence MDKDLLSAASTWDTSSQGQSPRIELPGFEDGDNMSKDIPAAATSSQGQDLRIQLPDKSGPRSSQIVQMPPGGDNRWLSKQSDASSLCSTGPSQAFHHVSAKRRKRSASISQKLPLDLVRVILEHLDQTTYRKAIDTAFVFLRASLSTCCCEEIGPRRIGTLVATLIESNKGGYLRVAAPAQARSPWLESAALMLQRYLCLACESGWVRAVACRGGAIVVIRDHGATEVKIMKPFDRITIKQLVPASQAEAADLVSVGIEPVSDDEFRLVMLFRGMNKRMVIKIFDSTTKSWELKELICPFSLSPSQKISAVAVYSGGSFHVLDHSSNKILIFNSDLLDKISLPVDEINSPISLKNNTLACTTW encoded by the exons ATGGACAAGGATCTGCTTTCCGCGGCGAGCACCTGGGATACGTCGTCCCAGGGACAGAGCCCTCGCATCGAGTTACCAG GCTTTGAGGACGGCGACAACATGAGTAAGGATATTCCTGCCGCGGCTACGTCGTCCCAGGGGCAGGACCTGCGCATCCAGTTACCAG ACAAGAGCGGCCCCAGGAGCTCGCAGATCGTGCAAATGCCGCCAGGAGGGGACAACAGATGGCTCTCAAAGCAGAGCGATGCGAGCTCCCTCTGTTCgacgggccccagccaggccttcCACCATGTCTCAGC CAAACGGCGCAAGAGATCAGCATCCATTTCTCAGAAGCTGCCACTGGATCTTGTTCGTGTGATATTGGAGCATCTGGACCAGACGACCTACCGCAAAGCTATTGACACAGCCTTTGTCTTTCTGAGAGCATCATTGTCGACATGCTGCTGTGAAGAAATAGGGCCAAGAAGAATTGGAACATTAGTCGCTACACTGATAGAGTCAAATAAAGGAGGCTATCTTAGGGTAGCAGCGCCAGCCCAGGCGAGGTCTCCATGGCTGGAATCTGCTGCGCTGATGCTGCAAAGATATCTGTGTTTAGCTTGCGAGTCTGGCTGGGTCAGAGCTGTAGCCTGTAGAGGCGGGGCAATTGTGGTTATTAGGGACCATGGAGCAACAGAGGTGAAGATAATGAAGCCATTtgacagaataaccatcaagcagTTAGTACCAGCAAGTCAAGCTGAAGCAGCTGATTTGGTGAGTGTTGGAATCGAGCCAGTTTCAGATGACGAATTCAGACTGGTGATGCTTTTCAGAGGGATGAACAAGCGCATGGTCATCAAAATATTCGACTCCACCACTAAAAGTTGGGAGCTAAAAGAGCTTATCTGCCCCTTCTCATTATCCCCAAGTCAAAAAATAAGCGCAGTTGCTGTGTATTCAGGAGGCAGTTTCCATGTGCTTGATCACTCAAGCAACAAAATACTGATTTTCAACAGTGATCTCCTTG ATAAAATTTCTCTGCCTGTGGATGAGATTAATAGCCCGATCAGTCTCAAGAACAACACCCTGGCTTGCACGACGTGGTGA
- the LOC139832946 gene encoding uncharacterized protein — MGALWGLQHRVEDKNNGNLDRRMVGRFRRFLNDCELKEIYLHGRRYTWSNERETPTLVRLDRVFVTVAWEELHCSCSLRCLATVVADHCPVLFDCTTLSAGWKRFQFERFWLRLDGFDEVVQSAWDVVHGDTDPFRRLTAKLKLTACRLMSWSDKKVGCIKLQLMIAREVVLRLDIAMESRLLTPDERRLRAHLKQAYLGLASLERTMARQRAKIAWLREGHANTAFFHQHAAYRRQKNVIHSLRADNAVVSDHAAMAEATFAHFEGLLGTSVARAHSLDLDLTSPSSRWHSQRRRADFMAAFDKLYTMCGHGFQGLNQALLVLLPKRPDAMALGDYRPISLIHIFAKLVAKNFGY, encoded by the exons ATGGGCGCTTTGTGGGGACTTCAACACCGGGTTGAGGACAAGAACAACGGTAATCTAGACCGTAGGATGGTGGGCAGATTTCGTCGCTTCTTAAACGACTGCGAGCTGAAGGAGATCTACCTGCATGGTCGACGTTACACATGGTCGAACGAACGTGAAACCCCTACTCTAGTTCGGCTTGACCGGGTGTTTGTCACGGTGGCTTGGGAGGAGCTCCACTGTAGCTGCAGCTTGCGCTGCTTGGCGACGGTTGTGGCAGATCATTGCCCCGTCCTCTTTGACTGTACCACACTGTCGGCGGGGTGGAAGAGGTTCCAGTTCGAACGTTTCTGGCTGCGGCTTGACGGGTTCGACGAGGTGGTCCAGAGCGCCTGGGATGTGGTCCACGGGGACACTGACCCCTTCCGGCGGCTCACTGCTAAGTTGAAACTCACAGCGTGCCGTCTCATGAGCTGGAGCGACAAAAAGGTTGGATGCATCAAACTGCAGCTTATGATAGCGCGGGAGGTGGTGCTGCGATTGGACATCGCCATGGAATCCCGACTGCTCACCCCCGATGAGCGTCGACTCCGGGCGCACCTCAAGCAAGCCTACCTAGGGCTGGCCTCACTCGAGCGGACGATGGCTCGCCAGCGGGCAAAAATCGCATGGCTAAGGGAGGGGCACGCCAACACGGCCTTCTTCCACCAGCATGCGGCCTACAGGCGCCAGAAGAATGTGATTCATAGCTTAAGGGCGGATAACGCAGTTGTCTCCGACCACGCGGCCATGGCTGAAGCTACCTTCGCGCACTTTGAGGGCCTGCTCGGCACTTCGGTGGCGAGGGCGCACTCGCTGGATTTGGACTTGACCTCTCCGAGCTCGAGATGGCATTCACAGAGGAGGAG GGCTGACTTCATGGCGGCCTTTGACAAGCTTTACACGATGTGTGGGCATGGATTCCAAGGCCTTAACCAGGCCCTGCTGGTCCTGCTGCCCAAGCGCCCGGACGCCATGGCGCTAGGTGATTACAGGCCGATAAGTCTAATTCATATCTTTGCCAAGTTGGTGGCGAAAAACTTTGGCTACTAG
- the LOC127300256 gene encoding uncharacterized protein isoform X1: protein MDKDLLSAASTWDTSSQGQSPRIELPGFEDGDNMSKDIPAAATSSQGQDLRIQLPGLEDGKGQYPRIELPGKGGPGSSAIVQMRPGLTMDTFLPPADKSGPRSSQIVQMPPGGDNRWLSKQSDASSLCSTGPSQAFHHVSAKRRKRSASISQKLPLDLVRVILEHLDQTTYRKAIDTAFVFLRASLSTCCCEEIGPRRIGTLVATLIESNKGGYLRVAAPAQARSPWLESAALMLQRYLCLACESGWVRAVACRGGAIVVIRDHGATEVKIMKPFDRITIKQLVPASQAEAADLVSVGIEPVSDDEFRLVMLFRGMNKRMVIKIFDSTTKSWELKELICPFSLSPSQKISAVAVYSGGSFHVLDHSSNKILIFNSDLLDKISLPVDEINSPISLKNNTLACTTW, encoded by the exons ATGGACAAGGATCTGCTTTCCGCGGCGAGCACCTGGGATACGTCGTCCCAGGGACAGAGCCCTCGCATCGAGTTACCAG GCTTTGAGGACGGCGACAACATGAGTAAGGATATTCCTGCCGCGGCTACGTCGTCCCAGGGGCAGGACCTGCGCATCCAGTTACCAG GCCTTGAGGACGGCAAGGGGCAGTACCCGCGCATCGAGTTACCAG GCAAGGGCGGCCCAGGTAGTTCAGCGATAGTGCAGATGCGACCTGGCCTGACCATGGACACCTTCCTGCCACCTGCAG ACAAGAGCGGCCCCAGGAGCTCGCAGATCGTGCAAATGCCGCCAGGAGGGGACAACAGATGGCTCTCAAAGCAGAGCGATGCGAGCTCCCTCTGTTCgacgggccccagccaggccttcCACCATGTCTCAGC CAAACGGCGCAAGAGATCAGCATCCATTTCTCAGAAGCTGCCACTGGATCTTGTTCGTGTGATATTGGAGCATCTGGACCAGACGACCTACCGCAAAGCTATTGACACAGCCTTTGTCTTTCTGAGAGCATCATTGTCGACATGCTGCTGTGAAGAAATAGGGCCAAGAAGAATTGGAACATTAGTCGCTACACTGATAGAGTCAAATAAAGGAGGCTATCTTAGGGTAGCAGCGCCAGCCCAGGCGAGGTCTCCATGGCTGGAATCTGCTGCGCTGATGCTGCAAAGATATCTGTGTTTAGCTTGCGAGTCTGGCTGGGTCAGAGCTGTAGCCTGTAGAGGCGGGGCAATTGTGGTTATTAGGGACCATGGAGCAACAGAGGTGAAGATAATGAAGCCATTtgacagaataaccatcaagcagTTAGTACCAGCAAGTCAAGCTGAAGCAGCTGATTTGGTGAGTGTTGGAATCGAGCCAGTTTCAGATGACGAATTCAGACTGGTGATGCTTTTCAGAGGGATGAACAAGCGCATGGTCATCAAAATATTCGACTCCACCACTAAAAGTTGGGAGCTAAAAGAGCTTATCTGCCCCTTCTCATTATCCCCAAGTCAAAAAATAAGCGCAGTTGCTGTGTATTCAGGAGGCAGTTTCCATGTGCTTGATCACTCAAGCAACAAAATACTGATTTTCAACAGTGATCTCCTTG ATAAAATTTCTCTGCCTGTGGATGAGATTAATAGCCCGATCAGTCTCAAGAACAACACCCTGGCTTGCACGACGTGGTGA